AGCAGACGCTCGTCGAAGGACGCCTTGCCGATGATGAAGTGCAGGTTCGCGTGCCGGTCGACCCGAAACTCGATCTTGCCGCCCTTGATGTCGGAGACGGCCTTGGCCACGTCCATCGTGACGGTGCCCGTCTTCGGGTTCGGCATCAGGCCGCGCGGGCCGAGCACCCGGCCCAGCCGGCCGACCTTGCCCATCTGGTCCGGCGTCGCCACGACCGCGTCGAAGTCCAGGAAGCCGCCCTGGATCCGCTCGATCATGTCGTCGGAGCCGACGAAGTCGGCCCCGGCCTCGCGGGCCTCGTCGGCCTTCGCGCCACCGGCGAAGACCAGCACGCGGGCGGTCTTACCGGTGCCGTGCGGCAGGTTGACGGTGCCGCGCACCATCTGGTCGGCCTTGCGCGGGTCGACGCCCAGCCGCAGGGCGACCTCGACGGTCGCGTCGAACTTGGTGACCGCGGTCTCCTTGGCGAGCTTCACGGCCTCGGCCGGGCTGTACAGCCGGTCGCGGTCGATCTTCTCCGCCGCGGCGCGGTAGCCCTTGCTGCGCTGCATTCTCTGTTCCTCCAGTGGAACGCGTGGTGACGGGCCGCGCTCGGCCCTCCCACGTAACGGACTTACTTGACCTCGATGCCCATGGACCGCGCGGTGCCGGCGACGATCTTCTCGGCGGCGTCGAGGTCCTTGGCGTTCAGGTCGGGCATCTTGGTGGTGGCGATCTCGCGGACCTGGTCCGCGGTGACCGAGCCGACCTTGGTCTTGTGCGGCTCGCCGCTGCCCTTCTCCACGCCCGCGGCCTTCAGGATGAGCTGCGCGGCCGGCGGGGTCTTGGTGACGAAGGTGAACGAGCGGTCCTCGTAGATGGTGATCTCTACGGGGATGACGTTGCCGCGCTGGGCTTCCGTCGCAGCGTTGTACTGCTTGCAGAAGTCCATGATGTTGACGCCGTGCGGACCGAGAGCGGTACCGACCGGCGGCGCCGGGGTCGCGGCACCGGCCTGAAGCTGGACCTTGACGACGGCTGCGATCTTCTTCTTGGGAGGCATGCGCTACCCCTTGTCGTCCCATTTTTTCGATGGCTCCGACTCCCGGAGATCCGGGCAACACGGGGGCTGGGACGCTTCCGCCGTGTGGGAGCCGCTATATGTGCCGTGCCCTGCTCGACGCAGGACGCGGTCAGATCTTGGAGACCTGGTTGAACGACAGCTCGACCGGCGTCTCGCGGCCGAAGATGCTCACCAGGACCTTGAGCTTCTGCGCCTCGACGTTGATCTCGTTGACCGTCGCCGGGAGGGTCGCGAACGGGCCGTCCATGACGGTGACGGACTCGCCGACCTCGTAGTCGACGGTCGCCTGCGCCTTCGAGGGCTCCTTGGTCTTGACGGCTCCGGCGCCCTCTTCGGGCTCGGGGGCCAGCAGCTTCGCGACCTCGTCCAGGCTCAGCGGGGACGGCTTGTTCAGCAGGCCCACGAACCCGGTGACGCCCGGCGTGTTGCGGACGGCGGCCCAGGACTCGTCGGTGAGGTCCATGCGGACGAGGATGTAGCCCGGCAGGACCTTCTCGTTGACCTTCTGCCGCTTGCCCTGCTTGATCTCGGTGACCTCGTGCTGCGGGACCTCGATCTGGAAGATGTAGTCCTCCATGTTGAGGGTCTGCGTCCGGGTCTCGATGTTGGTCTTGACCCGGTTCTCGTAGCCCGCGTACGTGTGCACGACGTACCAGTCGCCCGGCTGGAGCCGCAGTTCCATCTTGAAGTCGGCGAACGGGTCCACCGGGGGCCCGGCCGGGGCCTCGTCGGCCTCGTCGGTCTCCTCGGCGTCCTCGCCCTCGGCGGCCTCGGCGGTCTCGCCCTCGGCATCTTCACCCTCGCCGGCTTCGCCCTCGGTGCCTTCGGCGGCCTCGTCCTCGGACCGGATCTCGGCGGCGAGGTCGTCCGCGCCTTCGGCCGCCTCCGGGCCGGGGGGCTCTTCGCCTTCGAGCTTCGTGTCCGCGGGCACGCCT
The nucleotide sequence above comes from Actinomadura algeriensis. Encoded proteins:
- the rplK gene encoding 50S ribosomal protein L11, with the protein product MPPKKKIAAVVKVQLQAGAATPAPPVGTALGPHGVNIMDFCKQYNAATEAQRGNVIPVEITIYEDRSFTFVTKTPPAAQLILKAAGVEKGSGEPHKTKVGSVTADQVREIATTKMPDLNAKDLDAAEKIVAGTARSMGIEVK
- the rplA gene encoding 50S ribosomal protein L1, producing MQRSKGYRAAAEKIDRDRLYSPAEAVKLAKETAVTKFDATVEVALRLGVDPRKADQMVRGTVNLPHGTGKTARVLVFAGGAKADEAREAGADFVGSDDMIERIQGGFLDFDAVVATPDQMGKVGRLGRVLGPRGLMPNPKTGTVTMDVAKAVSDIKGGKIEFRVDRHANLHFIIGKASFDERLLVENYAAAIEEIQRLKPSAAKGRYVKKAVLTTSMGPSIPVDPNAVRNLTAELETA
- the nusG gene encoding transcription termination/antitermination protein NusG codes for the protein MPADTKLEGEEPPGPEAAEGADDLAAEIRSEDEAAEGTEGEAGEGEDAEGETAEAAEGEDAEETDEADEAPAGPPVDPFADFKMELRLQPGDWYVVHTYAGYENRVKTNIETRTQTLNMEDYIFQIEVPQHEVTEIKQGKRQKVNEKVLPGYILVRMDLTDESWAAVRNTPGVTGFVGLLNKPSPLSLDEVAKLLAPEPEEGAGAVKTKEPSKAQATVDYEVGESVTVMDGPFATLPATVNEINVEAQKLKVLVSIFGRETPVELSFNQVSKI